A single window of Toxoplasma gondii ME49 chromosome Ib, whole genome shotgun sequence DNA harbors:
- the PI2 gene encoding protease inhibitor PI2 (encoded by transcript TGME49_208450~Signal peptide predicted by SignalP 2.0 HMM (probability 0.999) with cleavage site probability 0.937 at residue 23), translating into MGKNPLLFLAGVLVCSFSVAVFASPETKVCSCPRNLELNCGGDHVTYANHCIRECHGVGLLHDGPCADQEDQGSSVNEPSEVADTTEQPSITPSGEEDRPPKDAPKERKRLRGCACTRELRLNCGVDGVTYSNHCVRKCERVKLLHEGPCRGGPGRTLFSQQDDESENDALEEEEQRLQRTQSSHQHDDAENGARAEHEQRLKGCPCPLNLMLNCGVDGVTYDNHCLRRCRRVELKHEGPCEADEQKQLPVQHGDNEIDVPERRIEDLKDCACPLILTPNCGTDRKTYPNNCVRECAGVKLLHEGPCEGDTEEIWDDQ; encoded by the exons ATGGGAAAGAATCCTCTTTTGTTTCTTGCCGGAGTTCTGGTTTGTTCGTTCAGCGTAGCTGTGTTTGCTTCGCCCGAAACGAAAG TTTGTTCTTGTCCGCGCAATCTCGAATTAAACTGCGGTGGGGATCACGTGACCTACGCAAACCACTGCATCCGGGAGTGCCACGGCGTCGGCCTGTTACACGACGGGCCTTGCGCTGACCAAG AAGACCAAGGTTCGTCTGTCAACGAACCATCCGAAGTAGCCGATACAACGGAACAGCCCAGCATAACGCCATCGGGAGAGGAGGATCGTCCGCCAAAGGACGCCCCAAAGGAACGGAAGAGGCTGCGAG GATGCGCTTGCACTCGCGAATTGCGACTCAACTGCGGTGTGGACGGCGTCACGTATTCAAACCATTGTGTCCGCAAATGCGAAAGAGTCAAGCTGCTACACGAAGGTCCTTGCAGGGGAG GTCCCGGACGCACACTGTTTTCGCAGCAGGATGACGAATCTGAGAACGATGCTctggaagaggaggaacaaAGATTACAGA GAACACAGTCTTCACACCAGCATGATGATGCTGAGAATGGTGCTCGGGCAGAGCATGAACAACGTTTGAAGG GCTGCCCATGCCCTCTTAACCTGATGCTTAACTGCGGCGTCGACGGCGTCACGTATGACAACCACTGCCTTCGACGGTGCAGGAGAGTTGAACTGAAGCACGAGGGTCCATGTGAAGCCGACG AACAGAAACAGCTTCCCGTGCAGCACGGTGACAATGAGATCGACGTGCCAGAACGGAGAATTGAAGATCTTAAAG ACTGCGCTTGCCCCTTGATCCTAACGCCAAACTGCGGGACGGACCGGAAGACTTACCCCAACAACTGTGTGCGTGAGTGTGCTGGAGTCAAACTGCTTCACGAGGGCCCCTGCGAAGGGGACACCGAAGAGATCTGGGATGACCAATAA
- a CDS encoding serine proteinase inhibitor PI-2, putative (encoded by transcript TGME49_208430), producing the protein MKSKCTAVLMVACLLPLRCNGMAAERQTLCMCPKIFDPQCGVNGKTYANECERVCANVDLAHTGPCDKTEEEAGKAEPVPIHESLEECINKCDWTFMPVCDVTAQTWGNMCELECGGRKPAHPGPCTPAEVEVAAAPVGWRGPSLDQLTKTKTVTVTLASGQKKTCECPVVAAFVCGMDGKTYANECTRDCHGAGQHHPGPCKGYDHPTAQEKCPCDKSFTPMCGVDGKTYQNLCYLQCFGVRKLHDGTCWN; encoded by the exons ATGAAGAGCAAATGTACTGCCGTTCTTATGGTTGCCTGCCTGCTGCCTCTCAGGTGCAATGGCATGGCAGCGGAACGACAAACTC TCTGCATGTGTCCAAAAATCTTTGATCCCCAATGTGGGGTCAACGGCAAGACTTACGCAAATGAATGCGAACGTGTCTGCGCGAATGTAGACCTCGCTCACACAGGCCCGTGCGACAAAACAG aagaagaagctggaaagGCTGAGCCTGTTCCTATTCATGAATCACTCG AGGAATGTATCAACAAGTGCGACTGGACCTTTATGCCTGTCTGCGACGTTACCGCACAGACGTGGGGGAACATGTGTGAGCTCGAGTGTGGAGGCCGAAAGCCCGCGCATCCGGGACCTTGCACTCCAGCGg AGGTGGAGGTGGCCGCAGCTCCAGTCGGATGGAGAGGACCCAGCCTGGACCAACTCACAAAAACGAAGACAGTTACTGTGACACTTGCCAGCGGACAAAAAAAGA CCTGCGAGTGCCCTGTTGTTGCTGCATTCGTCTGCGGCATGGACGGAAAAACGTACGCAAACGAATGCACTCGCGACTGCCACGGTGCAGGCCAGCATCATCCGGGACCTTGCAAGGGATACG ATCACCCGACTGCGCAGGAAA AATGCCCTTGCGACAAATCCTTCACTCCGATGTGCGGCGTCGACGGCAAGACATACCAGAATCTGTGTTACTTGCAATGCTTTGGAGTCAGGAAGCTGCACGATGGCACATGCTGGAACTAA
- a CDS encoding hypothetical protein (encoded by transcript TGME49_208440~Signal peptide predicted by SignalP 2.0 HMM (probability 0.535) with cleavage site probability 0.378 at residue 28) gives MNTFFLTPAAAAARRVAVSFFARSSASGFPQHRVALRPFPSQRPAERAHNLAKSQTLRSVKAHGRQSGKKEQSTESGGRRGFRAAVGAGTGCMLAASPMLFTDYDNTASPKSELIFMAGNALGYCTERFFENEYGQSIFMFALGLAYLAMLGHEGKIHGAVWRMKHLFATNFKMVGHPRYAYALPKNPLLQDAAPTKTGSTSAKK, from the coding sequence ATGAATACCTTCTTCTTGACACcggctgctgcagcagccAGACGAGTGGCCGTGTCGTTTTTTGCTCGAAGTAGCGCGAGTGGGTTTCCTCAGCATCGGGTTGCCTTGCGCCCCTTTCCGTCACAGCGTccggcagagagagcacaCAATCTCGCTAAATCGCAGACGCTGAGGTCTGTTAAAGCACATGGCCGCCAatcggggaagaaggaacaaagTACAGAAAGCGGAGGGCGACGGGGTTTCCGTGCTGCGGTGGGCGCCGGGACAGGATGCATGCTGGCAGCATCTCCAATGTTGTTTACAGACTACGACAACACCGCGTCTCCGAAGAGCGAGTTGATTTTTATGGCAGGCAACGCGCTCGGCTACTGTACGGAACGCTTCTTCGAGAACGAGTACGGTCAGAGCATCTTCATGTTTGCCTTGGGTCTTGCATATCTCGCCATGCTTGGGCACGAAGGAAAAATCCATGGGGCTGTCTGGCGGATGAAGCACCTCTTTGCAACCAACTTTAAAATGGTCGGCCACCCCCGATATGCCTACGCCCTCCCAAAGAACCCCCTTCTTCAAGACGCAGCCCCAACCAAGACAGGATCTACCTCCGCCAAGAAATGA